A window of the Citrus sinensis cultivar Valencia sweet orange chromosome 9, DVS_A1.0, whole genome shotgun sequence genome harbors these coding sequences:
- the LOC107178502 gene encoding uncharacterized protein LOC107178502, translating to MSWLELEAHALSHLTQGEMAQTREPNACLEPSQNHDNEILNQTVENSSRTKRRKLTSKVWDEFTKFQGKNGKVWAKCRDCNGEGRGGDRSPRTHPRYFAYVPVPSPSPSELLERIPIPSPNNNRGSPRVPDPQITNTFFFNFELIIY from the exons ATGTCTTGGCTGGAGCTGGAAGCCCATGCACTTTCCCATCTAACACAG GGTGAAATGGCTCAGACTAGAGAACCAAATGCTTGTCTTGAACCTTCTCAAAATCATGACAACGAGATTTTAAACCAAACTGTGGAGAATTCATCGCGTACTAAACGAAGAAAGTTGACATCAAAAGTCTGGGACGAGTTCACAAAGTTCCAAGGAAAAAATGGGAAAGTTTGGGCTAAATGCAGGGAttgcaatggggaggggaggggaggggaccgatctccccgtacccatccccgatattttgcgtatgtccccgtcccctctccgtccccgtcagaattacttgagagaatccccatcccctccccgaataataacaggggatccccgagggtccccgatccccaaataactaatacattttttttcaattttgagttaatcatatattaa
- the LOC127898590 gene encoding zinc finger BED domain-containing protein RICESLEEPER 2-like has translation MALHFIDDNWELKQKFISFHGTYDSFHGMYDYFCTTFTDVLSDWNVKKKIRSVVVNLDSEKVNEKVSSWMTEQGLVPFVSPLLSSLCLADFLESYCWNRSNREADKIRKAFDYIRKPANKHKFQMAIERAESMGKKVISRPLPEWLHGLNELETAVGYKEAFWELEVMDYEFKLINLAKEEWDKATAVYEYLKILNGAAQRLSDTKYTTANVFFPKVCELYLKFLLWERADEYFVREIATGVKERFFSKYWLNYKLYLAAAIVLDPRYKLDIVDRWYTEIYGTMADVRMKEIVDVLTHAYNKYAHDNCKMLDEMGRPCTSSSLQNSELVLYLKVPKIPPVEEFDVLAWWRLNSPIFPTLAIMARDFLAIPISAAAFKEGADIENIHYCSGLDVDVKRAVICTKSWLESSEY, from the coding sequence ATGGCACTCCACTTCATTGATGATAACTGGGAGCTGAAGCAAAAGTTTATAAGTTTTCATGGAACGTATGACTCTTTTCATGGAATGTATGACTACTTCTGCACAACTTTTACAGATGTGCTTTCAGATTGGAAcgtcaagaaaaaaatacgcTCTGTAGTTGTAAATCTTGATAGTGAGAAAGTTAACGAAAAGGTCAGCAGCTGGATGACGGAACAAGGTTTAGTCCCTTTTGTTAGCCCTCTATTGTCTTCTCTTTGTTTAGCAGATTTTCTTGAATCTTACTGTTGGAATAGGTCGAACCGGGAAGCTGATAAGATAAGGAAGGCTTTTGATTATATCAGGAAGCCAGCAAACAAACATAAGTTTCAAATGGCAATAGAGAGGGCCGAGTCCATGGGAAAGAAAGTGATCTCTCGACCTCTTCCGGAATGGTTGCATGGCTTAAACGAGTTGGAGACTGCGGTGGGGTATAAAGAAGCGTTTTGGGAGCTTGAGGTCATGGATTATGAAttcaaattgataaatttagcAAAAGAGGAATGGGATAAGGCAACGGCTGTATATGAGTATCTGAAAATATTGAATGGTGCTGCTCAGCGTTTGTCGGACACCAAATATACCACTGCAAATGTGTTCTTCCCAAAGGTTTGTGAACTGTATCTGAAGTTCCTTCTGTGGGAAAGAGCTGACGAATACTTTGTTCGTGAAATAGCAACCGGTGTAAAAGAGAGATTTTTTAGTAAGTACTGGCTCAACTATAAGTTGTATTTAGCAGCTGCCATAGTTCTTGATCCGAGATACAAGCTGGACATTGTAGACCGCTGGTATACAGAAATTTATGGCACGATGGCTGATGTACGTATGAAGGAAATTGTCGATGTCCTCACTCATGCATACAACAAATATGCACATGACAACTGCAAAATGTTAGATGAAATGGGGAGGCCGTGCACGTCATCATCACTACAAAATTCTGAACTTGTGCTCTATCTGAAAGTGCCTAAAATCCCTCCGGTTGAAGAGTTCGACGTTCTAGCTTGGTGGCGCTTAAACAGTCCAATATTTCCAACACTCGCAATAATGGCTCGTGATTTCTTAGCAATACCCATCTCTGCTGCTGCGTTTAAAGAGGGCGCTGATATCGAAAATATCCATTATTGTTCCGGTCTCGATGTTGATGTCAAACGGGCTGTGATTTGCACAAAAAGCTGGCTGGAAAGTTCGGAATACTAG